One genomic segment of Fusobacterium nucleatum includes these proteins:
- the nhaC gene encoding Na+/H+ antiporter NhaC: protein MFDLVQHRKPGKLEAFIMIVIVFLMLGYPMIAIPNMVPHIPVLITIIFLLLYGAINKVKFSLLQESMIQSVSTSMGAVFLFFFIGILVSILMMSGAIPTLMFLGLNVISTKVFYLSSFLITAIIGMAIGSSLTTVATLGVALMGMSNAFDLNPAITAGAIVSGSFFGDKMSPLSDTTGISASIVGVDLFDHIKNMMYTTVPAFIISSIAFALFSPWNKVGDISSVEQFREDILSTGLVNNLSLICFLILIIFSIFKVAAIMTIIYTSIVGLIISIVNNNYSLQEISAFLFGGFSKADLSQNIASLLNRGGINSMFFTLTIVILALSLGGLLFGLGIIPTLLDSMAHLLVSPSRATICVVLTALGVNYIVGEQYLSILLAGKTFKPIYDKLELHSKNLSRTLEDAGTVVNPLVPWGVCGVFITSVLGVSTLTYLPFAFFCYLCVILTIISGFTGISISKK from the coding sequence ATGTTTGATTTAGTACAACATCGTAAACCAGGAAAATTAGAAGCTTTTATTATGATTGTTATTGTGTTTTTAATGTTAGGTTACCCTATGATAGCTATTCCTAATATGGTACCACATATTCCTGTATTGATTACAATAATCTTTTTATTATTATATGGAGCAATTAATAAAGTAAAGTTCTCTTTACTACAAGAAAGTATGATTCAATCTGTTAGCACAAGTATGGGAGCTGTATTTTTATTCTTCTTTATTGGAATTTTAGTTTCAATATTAATGATGTCAGGAGCAATCCCAACTTTGATGTTCTTAGGACTAAATGTAATTTCAACTAAGGTTTTTTACCTTTCTTCTTTTTTAATAACTGCAATAATTGGAATGGCTATTGGAAGTAGTTTAACAACTGTTGCAACACTTGGAGTAGCTCTTATGGGGATGTCAAATGCTTTTGATTTAAACCCTGCTATAACAGCTGGTGCAATAGTTTCAGGTTCATTCTTTGGAGATAAAATGTCACCACTTTCTGATACAACAGGAATTTCAGCAAGTATAGTGGGGGTAGATTTATTTGACCATATTAAAAATATGATGTATACAACTGTTCCTGCTTTTATAATATCTTCTATTGCTTTTGCTTTATTTTCACCTTGGAATAAAGTTGGAGATATTTCCAGTGTAGAACAATTTAGAGAAGATATTTTATCAACAGGACTTGTAAATAACTTGTCTTTAATATGTTTTTTAATATTAATAATTTTTTCTATATTTAAAGTAGCTGCAATTATGACAATAATATATACAAGTATAGTTGGCTTAATAATTTCTATTGTAAATAACAATTACAGTTTACAAGAAATTTCTGCTTTCTTATTTGGAGGTTTTTCAAAAGCAGATTTATCTCAAAATATTGCATCGCTTTTAAATCGTGGAGGAATAAATAGCATGTTTTTTACTCTTACAATAGTAATTTTAGCACTTAGCTTGGGAGGATTGTTATTTGGTTTAGGAATAATTCCTACTCTTCTTGATAGTATGGCTCATCTTTTAGTAAGCCCATCAAGAGCAACAATTTGTGTGGTACTTACAGCTTTAGGAGTGAATTATATAGTTGGAGAACAATATTTAAGTATTTTACTTGCAGGAAAAACTTTTAAACCTATCTATGATAAACTTGAATTACATTCTAAAAATTTATCAAGAACTTTGGAGGATGCTGGTACAGTGGTAAATCCATTAGTACCTTGGGGAGTTTGTGGAGTGTTTATTACAAGTGTTTTAGGTGTTAGTACTCTTACTTACTTGCCATTTGCATTTTTCTGTTACCTATGTGTGATATTAACGATTATATCTGGCTTTACTGGAATAAGCATAAGTAAAAAATAA
- a CDS encoding DMT family transporter, which produces MDLKEIYTKLTAKKCAFIAIFFWATAFVLTKVVLKEVDVTILGVLRYFFASIIVIFILIKKKIPLPKVKDIPAFIFAGFSGYAGYIVLFNIATLLSSPSTLSVINALAPAITAIVAYFIFNEKIKLIGWLSMSISFCGILILTLWDGVLTINKGVLYMLIGCLLLSLYNISQRHLTKKYSSFDVSMYSILIGGILLVIYSPSSITNMFSISFTSLILIIYMSIFPSIISYFFWTKAFELAKNTTEVTSFMFVTPVLATLMGIIILGDIPKLSTLIGGVVIILGMILFNKTK; this is translated from the coding sequence ATGGATTTAAAAGAAATATATACAAAATTAACAGCAAAAAAATGTGCTTTTATTGCAATCTTTTTTTGGGCAACAGCTTTTGTTTTAACAAAAGTTGTTTTAAAAGAAGTTGATGTAACAATACTTGGAGTTCTAAGATACTTTTTTGCCTCTATTATAGTTATTTTTATTTTAATAAAGAAAAAAATTCCTTTACCAAAAGTAAAAGATATTCCAGCTTTTATATTTGCAGGTTTTTCAGGATATGCTGGCTATATTGTACTTTTTAATATAGCAACCTTGCTTTCAAGCCCTTCAACTTTAAGTGTTATAAATGCACTTGCTCCTGCTATAACAGCCATAGTTGCATATTTTATTTTTAATGAAAAAATAAAATTAATTGGTTGGCTTTCAATGAGTATATCATTTTGTGGAATTTTAATACTTACTCTTTGGGATGGAGTTTTAACAATTAATAAAGGTGTATTATATATGTTAATTGGATGTTTACTACTAAGCCTATATAATATTTCCCAAAGACATTTAACTAAAAAATATTCTTCTTTTGATGTAAGTATGTATTCTATATTAATTGGAGGAATTTTACTAGTAATATATTCTCCTAGCTCAATAACAAATATGTTTTCTATAAGTTTTACTTCTTTAATTTTAATTATATATATGTCAATTTTTCCTAGTATAATTTCTTATTTTTTCTGGACAAAAGCATTTGAGCTTGCTAAAAATACAACAGAAGTAACTTCTTTTATGTTTGTGACACCAGTTCTTGCAACTCTTATGGGAATAATAATTTTAGGTGATATTCCTAAATTATCAACACTTATTGGTGGTGTAGTAATTATTTTAGGAATGATATTGTTTAATAAAACAAAATAA
- the metK gene encoding methionine adenosyltransferase, whose product MKKFTYFTSEFVSPGHPDKISDQISDAVLDACLKDDPNSRVACEVFCTTGLVVVGGEITTSTYIDVQDIVRKKIDEIGYRPGMGFDSDCGTLSCIHAQSPDIAMGVDVGGAGDQGIMFGGAVRETEELMPLALVLSREILVKLTNMMKNKEIKWARPDQKSQVTLAYDENGKVDHVDSIVVSVQHDEDVSHNEIEKTVIEKVVKPVLEKYNLGSENIKYYINPTGRFVIGGPHGDTGVTGRKIIVDTYGGYFRHGGGAFSGKDPSKVDRSAAYAARWVAKNIVAAELADKCEIQLSYAIGIPKPVSIKVDTFGTSKVDEDKISEVVSKVFDLSPRGIEKALELREGNFKYQDLAAFGHIGRTDIDTPWERLNRVEELKKAIEL is encoded by the coding sequence ATGAAAAAGTTTACATACTTTACTTCTGAATTTGTTTCACCAGGACATCCAGATAAAATTTCAGATCAAATATCAGATGCAGTTTTAGATGCTTGTTTAAAAGATGACCCTAATTCAAGAGTTGCTTGTGAAGTTTTTTGTACTACTGGATTAGTTGTTGTTGGAGGAGAAATAACAACCTCAACATACATTGATGTACAAGATATAGTTAGAAAAAAAATTGATGAAATTGGTTATAGACCAGGAATGGGATTTGATTCTGACTGTGGTACTTTAAGCTGTATTCATGCACAATCACCTGATATAGCTATGGGTGTAGATGTTGGAGGTGCAGGAGATCAAGGAATAATGTTTGGAGGCGCTGTTAGAGAAACAGAAGAACTTATGCCATTAGCACTTGTATTATCAAGAGAAATATTAGTAAAACTTACTAATATGATGAAAAATAAAGAAATTAAATGGGCAAGACCAGATCAAAAATCACAAGTTACACTAGCTTATGATGAAAATGGAAAAGTTGACCATGTTGATTCTATTGTTGTATCAGTACAACATGATGAAGATGTTAGTCACAATGAAATTGAAAAAACAGTTATAGAAAAAGTAGTTAAACCTGTTTTAGAAAAATATAATTTAGGTTCTGAAAATATAAAATACTATATAAATCCCACTGGAAGATTTGTAATTGGAGGGCCTCATGGAGATACAGGTGTTACTGGTAGAAAAATTATAGTTGATACTTATGGTGGATATTTTAGACATGGTGGAGGAGCTTTTTCAGGTAAAGATCCTTCAAAAGTTGATAGATCAGCTGCTTATGCTGCTAGATGGGTAGCAAAAAATATTGTTGCAGCAGAACTTGCTGACAAATGTGAAATTCAATTATCTTATGCAATAGGAATTCCTAAACCAGTATCAATTAAAGTTGACACTTTTGGAACTTCAAAAGTTGATGAAGATAAAATTTCAGAAGTTGTATCAAAAGTATTTGATTTATCTCCTAGAGGAATAGAAAAAGCTCTTGAATTGAGAGAAGGAAATTTCAAATATCAAGATTTAGCAGCATTTGGACATATTGGAAGAACAGATATCGATACTCCTTGGGAAAGGTTAAATAGAGTAGAAGAATTAAAAAAGGCTATTGAATTATAA
- a CDS encoding VOC family protein — protein MKFHFLHENFNVLDLEKSIKFYDKALGLKVVREKFAEDGSYKIVYLGDGITHFQLELTWLADRTEKYDLGDEEFHLAFEVDNYDEAFKKHTEMGCVVFVNEKMGIYFITDPDGYWLEILPPKK, from the coding sequence ATGAAATTTCATTTTTTACATGAAAATTTTAATGTCTTAGACTTAGAAAAAAGTATAAAATTTTATGATAAAGCTCTTGGGCTAAAAGTTGTAAGAGAAAAATTTGCAGAAGATGGAAGCTATAAAATAGTCTATTTAGGTGATGGTATAACTCATTTCCAATTAGAACTAACTTGGCTTGCTGATAGGACAGAAAAATATGATTTAGGTGATGAAGAATTTCATTTAGCTTTTGAAGTTGACAACTATGATGAAGCATTCAAAAAACATACAGAAATGGGTTGTGTTGTTTTTGTAAATGAAAAAATGGGAATATATTTTATAACTGATCCTGATGGATATTGGTTAGAAATTTTACCACCTAAGAAGTAA
- the atpC gene encoding ATP synthase F1 subunit epsilon: MPSFDVSVVTQVKKILEQEAGYLRLRTSEGDIGILPNHAPLVAELSMGKMEIESPNKDRRDIYFLSGGFLEISDNQATVIADEIFPIEEIDIESEQALVENLKKELEKVSTEEEKKKLQKKLKISLAKIDAKNN, encoded by the coding sequence ATGCCTAGTTTTGATGTAAGTGTTGTAACACAAGTTAAAAAAATATTAGAACAAGAAGCAGGATATTTAAGACTTAGAACTTCTGAGGGAGATATAGGAATATTACCTAACCATGCCCCTCTTGTTGCAGAACTTTCAATGGGTAAAATGGAAATTGAAAGTCCTAATAAAGATAGAAGAGATATCTATTTTTTATCAGGTGGATTTTTAGAAATCTCTGATAATCAAGCAACAGTGATTGCTGATGAAATTTTTCCAATAGAAGAAATTGATATTGAAAGTGAACAAGCTCTAGTTGAGAATTTAAAAAAAGAATTAGAAAAAGTTTCAACTGAAGAAGAAAAGAAAAAACTTCAAAAAAAATTAAAAATTTCTTTGGCAAAAATAGATGCTAAGAATAATTAA
- the atpD gene encoding F0F1 ATP synthase subunit beta produces the protein MNKGTITQIISAVVDVAFKDELPAIYNALKVKLEDKELVLEVEQHLGNNVVRTVAMDSTDGLKRGMEVIDTGKPITIPVGKAVLGRILNVLGEPVDNQGPLNAETFLPIHREAPEFDDLETETEIFETGIKVIDLLAPYIKGGKIGLFGGAGVGKTVLIMELINNIAKGHGGISVFAGVGERTREGRDLYGEMTESGVITKTALVYGQMNEPPGARLRVALTGLTVAENFRDKDGQDVLLFIDNIFRFTQAGSEVSALLGRIPSAVGYQPNLATEMGALQERITSTKSGSITSVQAVYVPADDLTDPAPATTFSHLDATTVLSRNIASLGIYPAVDPLDSTSKALSEDVVGKEHYEVARKVQEVLQRYKELQDIIAILGMDELSDEDKLTVSRARKIERFFSQPFSVAEQFTGMEGKYVPVKETIRGFREILEGKHDDIPEQAFLYVGTIEEAIAKSKDLAK, from the coding sequence GTGAACAAAGGAACTATAACACAAATTATAAGTGCCGTTGTAGACGTTGCTTTTAAAGATGAGTTGCCTGCAATATATAATGCTTTAAAAGTAAAATTAGAAGATAAAGAACTTGTTCTAGAAGTTGAACAACACCTTGGTAACAATGTTGTAAGAACTGTTGCTATGGATTCAACTGATGGATTAAAAAGAGGAATGGAAGTTATAGACACAGGAAAACCAATTACAATACCAGTTGGCAAAGCTGTTCTTGGTAGAATATTAAATGTTTTAGGAGAACCTGTTGATAATCAAGGTCCTTTAAATGCTGAAACATTTTTACCTATTCATAGAGAAGCACCAGAGTTTGATGACTTAGAAACTGAAACTGAAATATTTGAAACAGGAATAAAAGTTATAGACTTATTAGCACCATATATTAAAGGTGGAAAAATTGGATTATTTGGTGGAGCAGGGGTAGGAAAAACAGTTTTAATAATGGAACTTATCAACAACATTGCAAAAGGACATGGAGGTATTTCAGTTTTTGCAGGAGTTGGAGAAAGAACAAGAGAAGGTAGAGACTTATATGGTGAAATGACTGAATCAGGCGTTATCACAAAAACAGCTCTTGTTTATGGACAAATGAATGAGCCACCTGGAGCAAGACTTAGAGTTGCATTAACAGGGCTTACTGTTGCAGAAAATTTTAGAGATAAAGATGGACAAGATGTTCTTCTATTTATAGATAATATATTTAGATTTACACAAGCAGGTTCAGAAGTTTCTGCTTTACTTGGAAGAATTCCATCAGCTGTTGGATATCAACCAAACCTAGCAACTGAAATGGGTGCTTTACAAGAAAGAATAACATCTACAAAATCTGGTTCAATTACATCAGTACAAGCTGTATATGTACCAGCAGATGACTTAACTGACCCAGCACCAGCTACAACTTTCTCTCACTTGGATGCAACAACAGTTCTTTCAAGAAATATTGCATCATTAGGAATATACCCTGCTGTTGACCCATTAGATTCAACATCTAAGGCTCTATCAGAAGATGTAGTTGGAAAAGAACATTATGAAGTAGCTAGAAAAGTGCAAGAGGTTTTGCAAAGATATAAAGAACTTCAAGATATAATAGCTATTTTAGGTATGGATGAGTTATCTGATGAAGATAAACTTACTGTATCAAGAGCCAGAAAAATTGAAAGGTTTTTCTCACAACCATTCTCTGTTGCAGAACAATTTACTGGAATGGAAGGTAAATATGTTCCTGTAAAAGAAACAATAAGAGGATTTAGAGAAATTTTAGAAGGAAAACATGATGATATTCCTGAACAAGCATTCCTATATGTTGGTACAATAGAAGAAGCCATTGCTAAATCAAAAGATTTAGCAAAATAA
- the atpG gene encoding ATP synthase F1 subunit gamma gives MPGMKEIKSRIKSVQSTRQITNAMEIVSTTKFKRYSKLVTESRPYEESMRKILENIASGVKNEGHPLFDGRKEVKSIAIIVITSDRGLCGSFNSSTLKELEKLVEKNKNKNITIIPFGRKAIDFISKRNYDFSESFSKISPDEINKVAREISEEVVKKYNNHIYDEVYVIYNKFISALRYDLTCERIIPIARVEAELNSEYIFEPNAEYILSALLPRFINLQIYQAILNNTASEHSARKNSMSSATDNADEMIKTLNIKYNRNRQSAITQEITEIVGGASAL, from the coding sequence ATGCCTGGAATGAAAGAAATTAAGAGTAGAATTAAATCTGTTCAGTCTACTCGTCAAATTACAAATGCTATGGAAATAGTTTCTACAACTAAATTTAAAAGATATTCAAAATTAGTTACTGAATCAAGACCATACGAAGAAAGTATGAGAAAGATTTTAGAAAATATTGCTTCAGGAGTTAAAAATGAAGGACATCCTCTTTTTGATGGAAGAAAAGAAGTAAAAAGTATAGCTATAATAGTTATAACATCTGATAGAGGACTTTGTGGAAGTTTTAATAGTTCTACTCTTAAAGAATTAGAAAAATTAGTTGAAAAAAATAAAAACAAAAACATTACTATTATTCCATTTGGAAGAAAGGCTATTGATTTTATTTCAAAAAGAAACTATGATTTTTCAGAATCTTTTTCAAAAATTTCTCCTGATGAAATAAATAAAGTTGCTCGTGAAATTTCTGAAGAAGTAGTTAAAAAATACAATAATCATATCTATGATGAAGTTTATGTAATCTATAATAAGTTTATATCAGCTTTAAGATATGATTTAACTTGTGAAAGAATAATCCCAATAGCAAGAGTAGAAGCTGAATTAAATAGTGAATATATATTTGAACCAAATGCTGAATACATATTGTCAGCACTATTGCCAAGATTTATAAATTTACAAATATATCAAGCTATTTTAAATAACACTGCCAGTGAGCACTCTGCCAGAAAAAACTCAATGAGTAGTGCAACTGACAATGCTGATGAAATGATAAAAACTTTGAATATTAAATATAATAGAAATAGACAATCTGCTATTACCCAAGAAATAACTGAAATAGTAGGAGGAGCATCTGCTTTATAA
- the atpA gene encoding F0F1 ATP synthase subunit alpha — protein sequence MNIKPEEVSSIIKKEIDNYKKSLEIKTSGTVLEVGDGIARIFGLSNVMSGELLEFPHGVMGMALNLEEDNVGAVILGNASLIKEGDEVRATGKVVSVPAGEDLLGRVINALGEPIDGKGEIHVDKYMPIERKASGIIARQPVFEPLQTGIKSIDGMVPIGRGQRELIIGDRQTGKTALAIDTIINQKGQDVKCIYVAIGQKRSTVAQIYKKLSDLGCMDYTIIVAATASEAAPLQYMAPYSGVAIGEYFMEKGEHVLIIYDDLSKHAVAYREMSLLLRRPPGREAYPGDVFYLHSRLLERAAKLSDELGGGSITALPIIETQAGDVSAYIPTNVISITDGQIFLESQLFNSGFRPAINAGISVSRVGGAAQIKAMKQVASKVKLELAQYTELLTFAQFGSDLDKATKAQLERGHRIMEILKQPQYHPFAVERQVVSFYTVINGHLDDIEVSKVRRFEKELLDYLKANTNILTEIADKKALDKDLEEKLKESIANFKKKF from the coding sequence TTGAATATTAAACCAGAAGAAGTAAGTTCTATTATAAAAAAAGAAATAGATAATTACAAAAAAAGTTTAGAAATAAAAACTTCTGGAACAGTTCTTGAAGTAGGAGATGGTATTGCTAGAATTTTTGGATTAAGCAATGTCATGTCTGGAGAACTTCTTGAATTTCCTCATGGAGTAATGGGAATGGCTCTAAATCTTGAAGAAGATAATGTTGGAGCTGTTATCCTTGGTAATGCATCTCTTATAAAAGAGGGAGATGAAGTAAGAGCAACTGGTAAAGTTGTATCTGTTCCTGCTGGTGAAGATTTACTTGGTAGAGTAATTAATGCCTTAGGAGAACCTATTGATGGTAAAGGTGAAATTCATGTAGATAAATATATGCCTATTGAAAGAAAAGCATCAGGTATCATAGCAAGACAACCAGTATTTGAACCTTTACAAACTGGTATAAAATCAATAGATGGTATGGTTCCTATTGGTAGAGGTCAAAGAGAACTTATTATAGGAGATAGACAAACAGGTAAAACTGCATTAGCTATTGATACTATAATCAATCAAAAAGGACAAGATGTAAAATGTATCTATGTTGCAATAGGACAAAAAAGATCTACTGTTGCTCAAATATATAAAAAATTAAGTGATTTAGGTTGTATGGATTATACAATAATTGTGGCGGCAACTGCATCTGAAGCAGCTCCTTTACAATATATGGCTCCTTACTCAGGTGTAGCTATTGGAGAATATTTTATGGAAAAGGGAGAACATGTTTTAATAATCTATGATGATTTATCTAAACATGCTGTTGCTTATAGAGAAATGTCTTTACTACTTAGAAGACCACCTGGACGTGAGGCTTATCCAGGAGATGTATTCTATTTACATTCAAGATTACTTGAAAGAGCTGCAAAACTTTCTGATGAATTAGGTGGAGGTTCTATAACTGCTCTACCAATTATTGAAACTCAAGCAGGAGATGTATCTGCATATATCCCTACTAATGTTATATCAATAACTGATGGACAAATATTCTTGGAATCTCAATTATTTAACTCTGGTTTTAGACCAGCAATAAATGCAGGAATATCTGTTTCAAGAGTTGGAGGAGCTGCTCAAATTAAAGCAATGAAACAAGTTGCATCTAAAGTTAAACTTGAACTTGCTCAGTATACAGAGCTTCTAACATTTGCTCAATTTGGTTCTGATCTTGATAAAGCAACAAAAGCTCAACTTGAAAGAGGTCATAGAATAATGGAAATATTGAAACAACCTCAATATCATCCATTTGCAGTTGAAAGACAAGTTGTATCTTTTTATACAGTTATAAATGGACATTTAGATGATATAGAAGTTTCTAAAGTTAGAAGATTTGAGAAAGAATTACTCGATTATTTAAAAGCTAATACAAACATTTTAACTGAAATAGCTGACAAAAAGGCTTTAGATAAAGATTTGGAAGAAAAATTAAAAGAAAGTATTGCAAATTTTAAAAAAAAGTTTTAA
- the atpH gene encoding ATP synthase F1 subunit delta: MIKSQVGRRYSKAIFEIAEEKNQVKEIYEMLNSAMVLYRTDKEFKNFILNPLIDSEQKKSVLNKIFGKDNSDNLNILLYILDKGRMNCIKYIVAEYLKIYYRKNRILDVKATFTKELTDEQKKKLIDKLSQKTGKEINLEIKIDKDILGGGIIKIGDKIIDGSIRRELDNWRKS, encoded by the coding sequence ATGATAAAATCTCAAGTAGGAAGAAGATATTCTAAAGCAATTTTTGAAATTGCAGAAGAAAAAAATCAAGTTAAAGAAATTTATGAAATGTTAAATTCAGCTATGGTTCTTTATAGAACAGACAAAGAGTTCAAGAATTTTATCTTAAATCCTTTAATTGATAGTGAACAAAAAAAATCAGTTTTAAATAAAATTTTTGGAAAAGATAATAGTGATAATCTAAATATCTTATTGTATATTTTAGATAAGGGAAGAATGAACTGTATAAAATATATAGTTGCTGAATATTTAAAAATCTATTATAGAAAGAATAGAATTTTAGATGTAAAAGCTACTTTTACAAAAGAATTAACTGATGAACAAAAGAAAAAACTTATTGATAAATTATCTCAAAAAACTGGAAAGGAAATCAATCTTGAAATAAAAATTGATAAAGATATTCTAGGTGGTGGTATTATTAAAATAGGTGATAAAATCATTGATGGTTCTATTCGTAGAGAATTAGACAATTGGAGAAAAAGTTAA
- the atpF gene encoding F0F1 ATP synthase subunit B — protein MPIISIDSTFFWQIINFFLLLFIVKKYFKEPISKIMNKRKEKIEAELVEATKNKNEAEQLLKEAEAQINSSRKEASEIVKAAQRKAEKEAHNLITEARENRENILKTTELEIIKIKNDAKEELGREVKNLAAELAEKIIKEKVDDAQEISLIDKFIAEVGEDK, from the coding sequence GTGCCAATAATATCTATTGATTCTACTTTTTTCTGGCAAATTATTAACTTTTTTCTTCTTTTATTTATTGTTAAAAAATATTTTAAAGAACCTATATCAAAAATAATGAATAAAAGGAAAGAAAAAATAGAAGCTGAACTTGTTGAAGCAACTAAAAATAAAAATGAGGCTGAACAACTTTTAAAAGAAGCTGAAGCACAAATTAATTCTTCAAGAAAAGAAGCAAGTGAAATAGTTAAGGCTGCTCAAAGAAAAGCTGAAAAAGAAGCTCATAATCTTATTACAGAAGCTAGAGAAAATAGAGAAAACATTTTAAAAACAACTGAATTAGAAATTATAAAAATTAAAAATGATGCTAAGGAAGAGTTAGGTAGAGAAGTTAAAAATTTAGCTGCTGAACTTGCTGAAAAAATCATAAAAGAAAAAGTTGATGATGCTCAAGAAATTTCGCTTATAGATAAATTTATAGCAGAGGTAGGCGAAGATAAATGA
- the atpE gene encoding ATP synthase F0 subunit C, whose translation MDILTAKTIVLGCSAVGAGLAMIAGLGPGIGEGYAAGKAVESVARQPEARGTILSTMIIGQAVAESTGIYSFVVALILLYANPFLNKLG comes from the coding sequence ATGGATATATTAACAGCAAAAACTATAGTTTTAGGATGTTCAGCAGTAGGTGCAGGACTTGCTATGATAGCAGGATTAGGACCAGGGATTGGAGAAGGATATGCAGCAGGAAAAGCAGTTGAATCTGTTGCAAGACAACCAGAAGCTAGAGGAACAATTCTTTCAACAATGATAATAGGACAAGCAGTAGCGGAATCTACTGGTATTTATTCCTTTGTTGTTGCTTTAATTTTACTTTATGCAAATCCTTTCCTAAATAAATTAGGATAA
- the atpB gene encoding F0F1 ATP synthase subunit A, with protein MILGPIEFTSGDLVSGPSIIFSIFGIPVTSTVITTWFILFFFFLFFKLGTRNLELIPGKFQTILEGIYEFLDSTIGQILGAWKKKYYIYFATLFLFIFLSNIITFFPIPWFSVKNGVLEIFPAFRTPTADLNTTGGLAILTTILFISVSIKNNGIFGYLKGFVEPNPVMLPLNIIGELAKPLNISMRLFGNMFAGMVIMGLIYMAVPYFVPAALHLYFDLFSGLVQSFVFVTLSLVYVQGSIGDTEYIDEEKMVDRLYKNI; from the coding sequence GTGATACTAGGACCAATAGAGTTCACTTCAGGAGATTTAGTATCTGGACCATCTATAATATTTTCAATATTTGGTATTCCTGTTACTTCAACTGTGATTACAACTTGGTTTATACTATTTTTCTTTTTTCTATTCTTCAAATTAGGAACGAGAAACTTAGAATTAATACCTGGAAAGTTTCAAACAATTCTTGAAGGAATTTATGAATTTTTAGATTCAACCATTGGACAAATATTAGGAGCTTGGAAAAAGAAATATTATATATATTTCGCAACTTTATTCTTATTTATATTTTTGTCAAATATTATTACATTTTTTCCTATTCCATGGTTCAGTGTAAAAAATGGTGTGTTAGAAATTTTTCCAGCATTTAGAACCCCAACAGCAGATTTGAATACAACAGGTGGTTTAGCAATACTGACAACAATCTTATTTATATCTGTATCCATAAAAAATAATGGGATATTTGGATATTTAAAAGGTTTTGTAGAACCAAATCCAGTTATGCTACCATTGAACATCATTGGAGAATTAGCAAAACCATTGAATATATCTATGAGATTATTTGGGAACATGTTTGCTGGTATGGTTATAATGGGACTTATTTATATGGCAGTACCTTATTTTGTTCCAGCAGCTCTGCATTTGTATTTTGATTTATTTTCAGGTTTAGTACAAAGTTTTGTTTTTGTAACTCTTTCTTTAGTTTATGTTCAAGGTTCAATAGGAGATACAGAATATATTGATGAAGAAAAAATGGTAGATAGGTTATACAAGAATATATAA
- a CDS encoding ATP synthase subunit I: MEEIKKLFKITITVTIVTCLLGLIFQNKYLLFGISGGCGISVIALYMLSLDSKAITYSKDVKVAKRIAYIGYAKRYFLHLLFLGALLYFTNDFRFFLSGFIGTLNVKLSIYFMTILKKIKSLLK, encoded by the coding sequence ATGGAGGAAATTAAAAAACTTTTTAAAATAACTATAACAGTTACTATTGTAACTTGCTTACTTGGGTTAATTTTTCAAAACAAATACCTTTTATTTGGAATTTCTGGTGGTTGTGGTATATCTGTTATAGCTTTGTATATGCTTTCGCTAGATAGTAAAGCAATCACTTACTCAAAAGATGTAAAAGTTGCTAAAAGAATTGCTTATATAGGATATGCAAAAAGATATTTTTTACACTTATTATTTTTAGGTGCATTATTATATTTTACCAATGACTTTCGATTTTTTTTAAGTGGATTCATAGGAACATTGAATGTAAAACTTTCAATTTATTTTATGACTATTCTTAAAAAAATAAAAAGTCTTTTAAAATAA